The following are encoded in a window of Suncus etruscus isolate mSunEtr1 chromosome 16, mSunEtr1.pri.cur, whole genome shotgun sequence genomic DNA:
- the ZNF770 gene encoding zinc finger protein 770 codes for MKFENTMENSLKKNKMAENNLKILKVQQYVASNLPKNRPHICNICLKHFETPSKLARHYLIHTGQKPFECEMCHKAFRQFVHLERHQLTHNLPFKCSTCQRYFKNLKTFIKHQQLHNETNQNDVRQIRRLLEDKQEKPAYGMYRTSTTEKKRARQPKSKSDPTYNSAKKEKNIHACANCGKTFPSQSKLDRHALIHTGQRPFKCVLCGKSFRQSTHLKIHQLTHSEERPFRCCFCQKGFKIQSKLLKHQQIYTRNMTTSQSLELKGKSAESCPSPNKLNAKQDGFGNGDVGESDNSQLGIHSIYVVPFQCPVCEECFESQQIFNGHKCFLAKSGKIPSRHKRNSKAIVKKILAKLKHAGGKKLDSFRSDKKVFKDRFLKNYDLVSGEQSPEQTQRLFIGSLFNHGTYKTDDNKKKKALTLPLSWQKQFQSQNTGKNLKGILTAEKMLPLDNPVNDKDLSLFDPAGEELDNYEVLSCGLSVTNEDMHTGHKLCPCDKCEKVFPSISKLQRHYLTHTGQRPFSCNVCGKSFRQSAHLKRHEFTHIEKMPSRRSLCQVEFENLGKHFIHPRDGANCKASSPRRPSLRFKKHKVSESAQVPEGKVKTEAEDFVLVTHRSIKPLRISKEHLSAEPSPQGQGCRSSESLERSEGLLYHCSVCAKSFRSPSKLERHYLIHAGQKPFECSVCGKTFRQAPHWKRHQLTHFKERL; via the coding sequence ATGAAGTTTGAAAATACTATGGAGAACTCACTGAAGAAGAATAAGATGgctgaaaacaatttaaaaatactaaaggtCCAACAGTATGTAGCCAGCAACCTACCTAAAAATAGGCCACATATTTGCAATATTTGCCTCAAGCACTTTGAGACACCATCAAAACTAGCAAGACATTATCTTATTCATACAGGTCAAAAACCATTTGAATGTGAAATGTGTCATAAAGCCTTTCGGCAGTTTGTTCACCTGGAGAGACATCAGTTAACTCATAATCTGCCATTTAAATGTAGCACCTGTCAACGCTACTTTAAAAATCTGAAGACATTCATCAAACACCAGCAACTGCACAACGAAACCAACCAGAATGACGTTAGACAGATCAGAAGATTGTTGGAGGACAAACAAGAGAAACCAGCGTATGGGATGTATCGTACTTCGACCACAGAGAAGAAACGGGCACGGCAGCCAAAATCTAAGTCTGATCCCACGTACAActctgcaaagaaagaaaagaatattcatGCTTGTGCCAACTGTGGCAAGACATTCCCATCTCAGTCAAAACTGGACAGGCATGCACTCATTCACACTGGTCAAAGGCCTTTTAAATGTGTTCTGTGTGGAAAATCTTTCCGGCAATCGACTCATTTAAAAATACACCAACTCACGCACTCAGAGGAGAGACCTTTTCGATGTTGTTTTTGTCAAAAAGGATTTAAGATTCAAAGCAAACTTCTGAAGCATCAACAAATTTATACTAGAAATATGACTACTTCTCAGTCTCTTGAATTAAAAGGGAAGAGTGCAGAATCATGCCCCTCGCCCAATAAATTAAATGCAAAGCAAGATGGTTTTGGAAATGGCGATGTTGGTGAATCTGATAATAGTCAGCTTGGTATTCATTCTATTTATGTTGTCCCTTTTCAGTGTCCAGTGTGTGAAGAATGTTTTGAATCACAACAGATTTTCAATGGACACAAGTGTTTTCTTGCCAAAAGTGGCAAAATTCCAAGTAGACACAAAAGGAACTCTAAAGCCATTGTTAAAAAAATCTTGGCCAAGCTTAAGCATGCTGGGGGTAAGAAATTAGATAGCTTTCGATCTGATaaaaaggtgtttaaagataggtttttgaaaaattatgatCTTGTTTCTGGTGAGCAGAGCCCTGAACAAACCCAGAGACTCTTTATTGGTTCTCTTTTCAATCATGGAACATATAAGACAGATgacaataaaaagaagaaagcattGACTTTACCATTATCTTGGCAAAAGCAATTCCAGAGCCAAAATACAGGGAAAAACTTGAAAGGTATCCTTACAGCAGAAAAGATGTTGCCTTTGGATAACCCAGTGAATGATAAAGATTTGTCTCTCTTTGACCCAGCAGGCGAGGAATTAGATAACTACGAAGTACTTTCGTGTGGCCTTTCAGTTACAAACGAAGACATGCATACTGGGCATAAGCTATGTCCCTGTGACAAATGTGAAAAAGTATTTCCTTCCATATCCAAACTACAAAGACATTATTTAACTCACACTGGCCAGAGGCCTTTCAGTTGTAATGTTTGTGGGAAGTCTTTTAGACAGTCAGCCCATTTGAAAAGACATGAGTTCACTCACATTGAAAAGATGCCTTCTAGAAGATCTCTTTGCCAAGTAGAATTTGAAAATTTGGGCAAACATTTTATCCATCCGCGTGATGGTGCTAACTGTAAGGCTTCTTCTCCCCGACGTCCAAGTCTTCGTTTTAAGAAACACAAGGTCTCAGAGTCAGCTCAGGTGCCAGAAGGCAAAGTTAAGACAGAGGCAGAGGATTTCGTTCTTGTTACCCACCGTAGTATCAAACCACTCCGTATCTCGAAGGAGCATCTCAGTGCAGAGCCGAGCCCACAGGGTCAAGGCTGTCGTTCTTCGGAGTCCCTGGAGAGGAGCGAGGGCCTTCTTTATCACTGCAGTGTTTGTGCGAAGAGTTTTAGATCTCCATCGAAACTGGAAAGACATTATCTAATTCATGCCGGCCAGAAGCCCTTCGAATGCTCCGTTTGCGGCAAAACATTCAGACAGGCGCCTCACTGGAAAAGACATCAACTTACTCACTTTAAGGAACGACTATAA